AGAACGGAATTTGAGGCGAGGCCTTCATACCAGGTGTCGAACTTGACCACAACTGTGGCCACGAAGATAATATCATGCCCTGACATTTGAGTTGGCGGGGTCCAAACGGCTGTCACGCTCTTTTTGAATTCGTTACTCGAATGAGTGAGAGCATTAGCCGTGCCTTGACACGCTGCCGGATCGTTGCAGCTCTTTGGGAAGCCCTCACAATTCATGTGACGAGCGATCTTTTTCGAATCTGGCGTAGCAATGAAGTAGCCATGACCGCGCTCTTGGCTTGACTCGTCCTTGGCCATAATCATAAAACCCTTGAAATCCACGTCAGAGGTGGCATTCACATGAACTGAAATGAATATTGCATGAGTACAGTTCTAAAAGATACTCTTACATCtcacaaaatagttttttggTTGTCAAAGTGCAATCACTTAGTTATTCTTTCAGTACACTCCCCCAGTACGTCACTCTAACAGGTTTGAACCTCTTTTCTTTATGAAGTTGGGTTGCCACTGATGTAAATTTCTTGCTGTTGGTGTTGACTGGTCCGTCTTAAGTTTTTAGCCATTGAATCTGAAAATTGTTGGTGCCAAAATATgtgcttgattttgatttatttacGAGAGTATTTCTCATGGGACATGTGTCTTTATCATGCTGCACTGTATGTTTTCGTTCATTCATGCTAAGTACATATTTTTATGGAATGGTTGTTTCCTCGAACCACTATACCACTTCGAGAGCATCATGTCGAATCTAACACAGGTCGATGGAATCTCtattcaagcaaaaaaattaCCCCCCAAGAACAAATTAAACCGCACGTTTAACGATTGCCCCTATCAAGCCTACTTTTGCAAGAGGCTAGTAGGTACCTCACAAATCCTCCATGGGACAAATTGGGTCAAATTAAATGTTGCTACACTTATgagtactttttgaaaattaggaTGCCATTAGGATTAagtctagagatgtggactgaaACGGAAGGGAAAGTTTTTGTATTTCCTGAATCagtcatttcattcaaaattagcacTTCATAGGACCACAAGATTTTGTCGAATGTGTGATCGTGGCCAAATTAGGCCCAAAATTATGCTTAGGGTACTCGAGAGATGTAGTACTTATTTAGCAATCACTGATACATGAGCTTTTGATAACATAGCTTTGAAGCGAGTCACTTTACAAGAAAATGATATAAGAATGGCTTGCCTTCGAAGCAATCTAAatatcttattttattactatattttaaaaaaaatggctgAGAGTTGCTTTGACCAAGAATGGTCGATATGGCGGAAAGCCCCGAACACAGTCCATGTTTCTAGGAGTTCGCGATTTGAACAATGAGTTTGTAAAGCTCTTCGATTGCACCCTGATTCGCTTGTGTGTTGGGGTTTTTTTCCGGGCCATTTGTCAGTAAGTTGTCAGTAAGTTCATACCATTCTGTACACTATTTGATATGTTTCATTccgattatttattttattctGCAACTTTAATGTTATGTATTTATTTTCTCTGAAATAGAAATCGTttaaacataaacaaaacgAGTCTGAACACGTCACGAAATCGACCAGGGGAAAGGTATCTTACAGACTGATCATAAAGGTTTATGATAAGCTTCAAATCAcacttaaaaaatattttgagtaCATTTTATTCTGCTGATTTATAATTTTGCTGCTTAggtatcttgaatatgcaaGCGGTGAAAATGTGCATGATATTATTCAAATGTATTATCTACCTTTTTTATGAGCATACTAATTCACTCTTCATATGTACTCTCTTTGTATCCTATGTACTCTCGCAAAGCATCCATAAGTGTGccaacatttcttttcatccCCGTAATCACTTGAAGAATACGTGACCTCACAAGAACCAAGAAAGCGGACTCCGGTGTTCGTATAGCGTAAGGCACGTATTCATATAAAATAGTATAATATCTTTAGTTACCCATAACTTGGCCATTATTCATGGGCATGGCTCGAATTTGGAACGGAGCAGGTCCAGTAGCCTGATTGGGGATATGACCGGGTACCATATCCACACAAGCATTGGGATGGGCCCCATTGGGTAGACAAGATACATCAAAGACCAGAATGGTGGATATGCACACAACAATTGTAAGAACCATATTGTTCGAGTGCCAATTCAAAACTGGCCAACATTGACATTTGAGTACCAAGAAGATGTAACGGGACAAAGGATTTATGTCCTTGTGTCGTTCTTTGTCAACGATATCCCTCGACTGTTGGTGGGCCTAGTCTCTTACCATGATACACAACGTCATGGTAATTGTTGATAGCTCAAAAATTGATTGCATAGAACAGAACAAAATGGTAAGTGGAGCTGATGAACGTCCGTGACAATGGGATCCACCATACTTATTATACAAGATCTCGAGGAGTCAATTCGAAACCCGTGCCTTTTcgggaatgaaaaaaagtttcttgtcTCCTGTTTCAGCCTCCTCGAGTTGTTCTAACGGTTTGGATGAGCTGTACAAGCGATGGTTCGACAATGTGAAAGATTATCTCCAAAGGAAAGAGCAGAGAATCATCAGCAAGAAGCAGTCCAACAAGAAGCCAAAACTTCAAAGCTAACGTACATGCATGCTGTGCACACCACACAGTACACACACAAGCGCGTGTGCTTGGACATCACCAGATCTCTAACGCCTTAAATACCGAGAGATAACGATACCAATGGATGGGATGGAACCTGAAATCACCAACCACCACCCTCTGTACCCCCATTATAGGACAATAAACACATATCTATCGGCAAGATGTATGATTTTCATGATCCAATAGAGCACAACTGCCGTGGTAGAAAGAAACGATTCAACCATCTCGACCACAAACAATGGTGGCTTCGGCCAAAACAGTGACGGCCAGCGTCCATTGAAACTCTACACCTACCATGTAGAGGATTGATGAATCAGATTAGGTCGGCAGGTCTAGGTTGTACCTTGGACTGAAGTCAATGTTAATGATGGGATGCTTCAAAGAGCTAAAGATCATGTATTGGAGATTAAGCAGACGTTTCAACTTGAAGTTTCCCATgaattgtgatttttgccGAATGTTGGTCCATGTACTTTGTACTGAAGTTCGTGACGATCACAAAAGTACTACATCTCCCACCAACGTCTGTCAACACTAAGGCGGAATCGTGCTGATCTTTAGAGATTTGTAATGGTCTCATCATTTTTTAGGGAGAGTATGGGAGTGCATCATGTCGAATCTGGCAATATTGGAATTGCTATCCAAGCttaaatgatggaaagttaGCTAAAACTAGACCCCAATTTCCGGGAACGTGTTGGAAGAAATGTTGAAAGTTAGGAAATTTTTGCCATGGGATTCTCGGAGATGGTCCGGCAGAAGATGTTGGTCATGGATGTGTACTCTCGTTGAGAAAATGTGAAGTTGGATGGTGATTTTTGTTCTCATCCCTGCCTGGGTCAAGGATGTTGAAGTGGTTTGTAAACTGaaatccaatttgaaatgacgGACATTTTCAAGTAATTGAAGGTGACCTCGATATTACTCGCACATTCTTCTCAAACTCGTCCCCTTCAATTGACCGAATGATTAGTCCATTGGAAGACCTCTGGAATTGCCAACCATAGCACGTTTTTGAAAGACCACATCTTTCAACATGTTACAGTCAATATCCAAAGCCTTCAGTCATAGGACAAGGGATTCGAAGATCCCAATTAGTTACTAAATATATATTTCCTTCTTCATAATGTCAAGGCCAAAAGAGGCGATCTTTTCCCATCGAGTAATCTTTGGTTGCTCAGAGTATGtgctttggtttgttttttcacgggcttttctaacagcTATTTGGAATGTaaatcccagtactattaaaatgaaaggttataaattcgtctattttgtaccttttaatctttatatgatatttggtctaccaacgaatttgagatTGGCAGACagagctagtccttaaatgtagggttgatctaaaatgctatttaaaaatttgtcaaagtctgacttgaaagatgctaccggatcaataaccCCTacttacgtattccctacaaatatcaAAGCTTTAaagggaaacaaattgaagcaatGAGAGGATctaagaaagaagagagttggacttcattgttctaactagcctggataaTCGAGGGCTcggaggtgctctcaaaacattaagcctctacggtcactaaaattgaccccAAACCAAACCCTAAAAATTTccattgaatggaattgattCTGCTAAATGGCCTATGGGTCGACACAATATTATGGACTCCACTTGTCGAAAATAAAGGTAAATATATTGTGCAGGTTTCGTCCATTAAGAATTTATCctccaagatgatggaaagtttgatgtgCGTATCCAATTAAAGGCGTATTTGATTGGATTTTTCGAACGTTTTTAAGTCAGACaatcaaaagatgtttcacgCGGAACAACATACGAATgcgagagctctcgtactaAGAAAGGCTAAAAAAAGTGGAGACTACCAGCTGACAGGGACCGGGTGTGTCATAATATGTGCAACAATCAACCGACACATACAAGATTGCAACAAATGAAATCTTTAGTTCGCAAAAGATACATTTCTAGTTTGTTATCttctttgatttatttttgtcaaagacGCTGCCATCTACGGCCACACAGGATTCCATTTTGGACCGACAAGCAACCTGGGCCTCATCTCCGTTAAACAAATTACAGGCGGGCTTAACAGAGGCAATATTTGGACGCAAAGTGGCACTTGCCCTCGCCTCTGCTTGTGTTCATCCAAATGATTCCATtccttggaacaaaatttCTTGGAGTTTAGGAGCTGGGCTATCTGCTCCAAGACAGGGTGCAAAATGTGGCTGGGTCCAACTCATCTTTACAACTTCATACGTTCTGTTGAGCTTTAGGAATGTTATGTTCAAGACCTTCCAGTACTAAGAATCGTCCAATGTACCATCAATTCAAATAGATTTCAGAGTGCACCTATCAGATCTTTTAATCATGGATGTTTTGATCTCGGAACAAATCGGATAGGCTTGTCCACAACGTTGGGGTCAGTGACAATGTACGAGCACCTCTAATTCTTTCTGTACATATGAATGTCACCTCTGTAGTTTTTATCATCCCTAAAGATTGCCACCATGTCACTGCCATGGTCTTTGAGTCAATTAAGTCCCCTCTGTCATTGTTCAAGCCTCTTCTTTGTTGCTTTTCGGACAGGTTTTGCACTTTGAGAATGGCCCTGGACTTCATGGGCATGCTCTCCTTCAGCAAATTACCCATCATTAGTTCAGACACATGGTTTTCCCTGGCAAGCTTCTGCACTAAGATCTGTGGGTTGCTCTCTGCTAGACTTtaaatttttttgaaaaatacaaaatcgAAAAACCGAAACGAACATGGGCCCGATTCGATTTTTCGAAAGTTACCGAAAAATTCATGGAACTAGAAGGAAGTGTGTCGGGTACTACACTGCGACCGTAAAGTCCTTGCCGCTTGAAAGAGTACGTCATTTTAAAGGCGATTTgaggaaatgaaaatcattgcAATCGACTAGGCCATCTCTTTCAATCACCGAAATAAAATCATAGAGAAATCAGGATTCTTAGCAAGCACCACAACttccaattgtcaaaggcttCGATTTTTCTCTTACTTTTAGCTAAATTGCGGAACACGAGCCAccatgagaaaggtcaggaaggagaatcaaaccagcAACCTctcacatgaaagaaaactgcTCTAATCATTGTACCAAATCTTCTCCCTTATAATGatctttctcgggcttttTGATGGTTTCATCTGCTTCCCCCTGACATTCGGAAGCTTTGTCAAACAAGTAAAATTCAAATCGGATCCGGATTTATCTTTGATTAGCATACTTGAACAACCCTATAAACATGAGTTAGAGCCCAATCGGCTAATTCAAAAGTTGAGAAAGACAGGAAttattgtctttcattttaaaagcattAGGGATTAAATTCACTGTAACGTTTTAATAGAGCCCGGAAAGAGATCATATTTTTCTCTCAAAGGCTGTTCGTAATAATTGTAGATCTCTTGCTGTGTATGAGATCATGACGTCAAAAACATCTATCATTCGTTGGGATGAGGCGGGGAAGTCCAAAGAAAGGATATGCTCAGTAGTTAAATTGTACAATGTCATCTGGACCATATTTCTTACAGAAGATGAGAGTGATGATAGAGAAGAAACTTACATGTAGCTCTCAATCAAAAATGCCTGAGAAAATGCTACTACATGAACGTGCTTCGTTTTCTCTCGAGTTCACTCACCAAGATTTCCTTTGATAAATTGGGAATACTAGAATGATGAAGTCGATTCTGACTCTTCAAGCGGATCAAGAAACAAGAGGCTTAGTTACTCAACTTCAATACTGTTGGGAGGCTGcttattcaaaaagaaatccttGTCTCTTGCCAACTGCAGTTCAAATATAATTATTACTATCCAGGAacaacttgaaagatgttataGTTTCcctattattatttttattgacTTCTTCTAATAGTTTATTTAATCATTTGCATACTATtgttatttcaaagaaaagacaTGGCTGGCTCTTCAACCAAAATTTGATTTAGTAGTTATTTGTTGGGCTGATTTAGAAACAAAATATCAAACTATCAAAATAAGGTTTACAGGGCAAAGAGAAGCCAATACAACAAATGCAATTCATCAAGGCCAGCCAATTAGTGagggaaaatggaaacaaattcGATGAAATTTGGCCCAACTCTCATGCACAAGGTAAACAGaagcaggaaaaaaaatgcaaaatcacGTCAATTGTAGAGCTTCGCTCTAATgtttgtagggaatacgtaggcattgttgatccggtagcatctttctagtcagacttgggctatttttaaatagcattcaagatcaaccctacaattaaggactagcttggtcttCCCACTGAAATTtgttgatagaccaaatatcacattaagattaaaaggtacaaaatagacgaattgtaacctttcattttaatagtactggggattacattccctataacagttagaaaagccagtgaaaaagaaacgaaaaaattAAATCACATGGGAGCAAGAGCAAGCTTGCAACAAAACGGACAGAGTAAATAATGAAGTGTTGAGAGTCGAAATAAAAATGTAGTAAAAAATGTAACTAAACCAATGCTTTTTTATAGCCTTgtcttaaaaaatatttttttttgtgttgctttGACACTGCAATGataaattggctcaatatcaaaaACCTTCTGTTCAAAAAAGATAGTAAATTGATTtaaataaaatttcaatcacTGCATGATGCTGGCTATTTTGGCAGCTTGTTTCCACTTTTGCTCCATTGACCCATGTCAATTTGTCTTCACTTCATTGGGAGAATATTGGTGTGGAATAAAAAGTAACAATGCTTAGATGAGAATTCAGAACAATTTTAAGTGACCTGGCACACTTGGAGTTATGCTTCCCACTGATGCAGATACAAATGTTCatattggaaatttgataATTTTATGTGTCATGTCTTATGCTGGTGATTCAATAGACTGATTCTCTAGGCTTttgcatttgacatttttccattcataCCTATATTTCTATTCTCCATGCCCTTTGAAAAGTATGCAGAAATCCTGCAAGGTTGGATTTTAGCTCGCTCCAGTTGTTATGTACTGCGTCTCCTTTAATAATATGTTTGCTCattgaaacatgaaaaaagtgagagATGGAAAAGATTAGCACTTTCATGCTTTAAATGATTTGCCCTTATGTAAGCCAAATAGTTTTTCTGGCCCATGCCTTTGGTTGataacaataaacaaaaggaTTTGCAAGTTTTAATTTTGTCTTTTGGATTGTAAACCATTTGAGCACTAGCCCCTTTTAtttatcttttatttattatgAAAACTACAAAGAAGCTGAACTACTTGCGATTCCGCGAGCATGAGTTTTCCCCTTGTAATCGCTCAAATTTTGCACCTGGCCTTTGAGGAGAGCAAATTGGCGCCATTCTTTGTTAGAAAACCAACTTTTTGGGACACTTTTACTTTTGCTCCGCTGATTAACGGTGTGTTGGTTCTAAGTTGGCATTAAGATGAGTAGAGGGCTAATGGACGATTTAATGTGGTTGCTGAAAATATCAATGAGCGATGATAATGGACTCCACCACAAGATGATGCGTTAAGATGCCAA
This DNA window, taken from Tigriopus californicus strain San Diego chromosome 9, Tcal_SD_v2.1, whole genome shotgun sequence, encodes the following:
- the LOC131886983 gene encoding putative defense protein Hdd11-like; its protein translation is MVLTIVVCISTILVFDVSCLPNGAHPNACVDMVPGHIPNQATGPAPFQIRAMPMNNGQVMVHVNATSDVDFKGFMIMAKDESSQERGHGYFIATPDSKKIARHMNCEGFPKSCNDPAACQGTANALTHSSNEFKKSVTAVWTPPTQMSGHDIIFVATVVVKFDTWYEGLASNSVLV